A genomic segment from Synchiropus splendidus isolate RoL2022-P1 chromosome 18, RoL_Sspl_1.0, whole genome shotgun sequence encodes:
- the LOC128749040 gene encoding putative beta-lactamase-like 1, whose product MKVKWTMLGMVVFFLLSVVMTFCFIWQYRMPKLKTEPVEKQVVVEEMCPYFPEPVPLKHPITSLRVALEKIDLLLRTSANNKNLPALSAIVVLNDSILWNEHFGRLNMSDPTSPPPNEYTVYRIASLSKIFPTLMLYKLWEDGLVDSLDDPLDKYARNFTIKNPLGSSGSTARMSKSGSPALTLRRMASHLSGLPRRLRSTNLLWNGDTQAALELLEDDILVADPGTRCHYSNVAFSLLANVLAQRAGATDFERWVSANILEKLGMDETGFNITPTVQRRMAVGVYNNGQQAPLYNLGWYRPAGQMYSTAADMAKLAMALLGAHGSPLLHQSTLNTMMTPLLKCQAGYFANATGTPWEINEQHGYDVVRKDGDLDGYAASLSLVPRLKLGLVILMAGIRPADQDLVRQSYQDLIPAVANAFREAHQTLRPPPDPQPYKGFYTYRNMTFYEIKEGSDGVLVLQQFGPQVDKTVPPKYRTIRLDYLQERVFRLVFESPYPCKLKINSASVSLETQDKQLFNFYQFNKKGLSPGFDSPGLNTYKVVRLAGQPFFTSVKA is encoded by the exons ATGAAGGTGAAATGGACCATGCTGGGTATGGTGGTCTTCTTCCTGCTGTCTGTGGTCATGACCTTCTGCTTCATATGGCAGTATCGGATGCCCAAACTCAAGACAG AACCAGTTGAGAAGCAGGTCGTGGTAGAGGAGATGTGTCCTTACTTCCCGGAGCCAGTGCCTCTCAAACACCCCATCACCTCACTGAGGGTGGCTTTGGAGAAG ATTGACCTCCTGCTGAGGACGAGTGCCAACAACAAGAACCTGCCGGCGTTGTCTGCCATCGTGGTTTTAAACGACTCTATCCTCTGGAATGAACATTTTGGCAGGTTGAACATGAGTGACCCGACTTCCCCGCCCCCCAATGAGTACACAGTGTACAG GATTGCCAGCCTGTCCAAGATCTTCCCCACTCTGATGCTCTACAAGCTGTGGGAGGACGGGCTGGTGGACTCCCTGGACGACCCGCTCGACAAGTACGCTCGCAATTTCACCATCAAGAATCCGCTGGGCTCCAGTGGCTCTACAGCCAGGATGTCCAAAAGTGGCTCCCCAGCGTTGACCCTACGGCGGATGGCCAGCCATCTCTCTG GGTTGCCCAGAAGATTAAGGTCAACTAATCTTCTTTGGAATGGAGACACACAGGCAGCGCTTGAGTTGCTGGAGGATGATATCCTCGTGGCAGATCCTGGCACCAG ATGCCACTACAGCAACGTCGCCTTCTCGCTGCTGGCTAACGTCTTAGCCCAGAGAGCAGGGGCTACAGACTTTGAGCGGTGGGTCAGTGCCAATATCTTGGAAAAGCTCGGCATGGATGAGACGGGATTTAACATCACGCCGACCGTCCAGAGACGGATGGCGGTGGGTGTCTACAACAACGGCCAGCAGGCGCCACTCTACAACCTGGGCTGGTATCGACCGGCAGGTCAGATGTATTCCACGGCTGCCGACATGGCTAAGTTAGCAATGGCTTTGTTAGGGGCACACGGCAGCCCCTTGCTCCACCAGAGCACCCTGAACACCATGATGACGCCACTACTGAAATGCCAGGCGGGCTACTTTGCCAACGCCACCGGAACACCCTGGGAAATCAACGAGCAGCACGGCTACGATGTGGTACGAAAGGACGGGGACCTGGATGGATACGCAGCCAGCCTGTCCCTCGTACCGAGACTCAAACTGGGACTGGTGATCCTCATGGCTGGCATCCGACCAGCAGACCAGGATCTTGTAAGGCAGTCCTATCAGGACCTCATCCCCGCTGTGGCCAATGCTTTCAGAGAAGCCCATCAAACGCTACGCCCTCCACCAGACCCACAACCATACAAGGGCTTCTACACTTACAGGAATATGACTTTCTATGAAATCAAAGAGGGATCCGACGGGGTTCTCGTCTTGCAGCAGTTCGGGCCGCAGGTGGACAAAACAGTGCCACCGAAATACCGGACCATTCGACTGGACTACCTGCAGGAAAGAGTGTTCCGATTGGTCTTTGAGAGTCCGTACCCTTGCAAGTTGAAGATCAACAGTGCCTCGGTGTCCCTGGAGACGCAGGACAAACAACTCTT